A stretch of the Argentina anserina chromosome 6, drPotAnse1.1, whole genome shotgun sequence genome encodes the following:
- the LOC126798077 gene encoding target of rapamycin complex subunit LST8, whose amino-acid sequence MSQQPSVILATASYDHTIRFWEAKSGRCYRTIQYPDSQVNRLEITPDKRFLAAAGNPHIRLFDVNSNSPQPVMSYDSHTNNVMAVGFQCDGNWMYSGSEDGTVKIWDLRAPGCQREYESRAAVNTVVLHPNQTELISGDQNGNIRVWDLTANSCSCELVPEVDTAVRSLTVMWDGSLVVAANNHGTCYVWRLLRGTQTMTNFEPLHKLQAHKGYILKCLLSPEFCEPHRYLATASSDNTVKIWNVDGFTLEKTLEGHQRWVWDCVFSVDGAYLITASSDTTARLWNLSTGEDIRVYQGHHKATICCALHDGAEPGPS is encoded by the exons ATGAGCCAACAACCGTCGGTGATACTTGCGACGGCGAGCTATGATCACACCATTCGCTTCTGGGAGGCCAAAAGTGGCCGCTGCTACCGAACCATCCAATACCCTGATTCA CAAGTAAATAGGCTCGAGATAACCCCGGATAAGCGGTTCCTAGCTGCAGCGGGCAATCCTCATATTCGATTGTTTGATGTTAATTCAAACAGCCCTCAGCCG GTGATGAGCTATGATTCACATACAAATAACGTGATGGCAGTGGGGTTTCAATGTGATGGGAACTGGATGTATTCAGGTTCTGAGGACGGAACAGTAAAAATTTGGGATTTGAG AGCTCCAGGTTGCCAAAGGGAATATGAAAGCCGTGCAGCTGTTAACACTGTTGTGCTGCACCCAAATCAG ACTGAACTAATATCTGGGGACCAAAATGGCAATATCCGTGTTTGGGATCTGACAGCGAATTCTTGCAGTTGTGAATTG GTTCCAGAAGTGGATACTGCTGTAAGGTCATTAACAGTTATGTGGGATGGGAGCTTGGTTGTTGCAGCAAATAATCATGGGACATGCTATGTTTGGCGCCTATTGCGAGGGACACAG ACTATGACAAATTTTGAGCCACTTCATAAGCTTCAAGCACACAAGGGATACATCCTCAAATGTCTACTTTCACCTGAGTTCTGTGAACCCCACAG ATATCTAGCCACTGCTTCTTCTGACAACACTGTCAAGATATGGAACGTTGATGGCTTCACATTAGAAAAAACTCTAGAAG GGCATCAACGGTGGGTTTGGGACTGTGTTTTCTCCGTCGATGGTGCCTACCTTATTACag CTTCCTCTGATACAACAGCAAGGCTTTGGAACTTGTCCACTGGAGAAGATATAAGGGTGTATCAGGGGCATCACAAAGCAACCATTTGTTGTGCGCTACATGATGGAGCTGAACCTGGTCCATCATGA